Proteins encoded in a region of the Triticum dicoccoides isolate Atlit2015 ecotype Zavitan chromosome 3A, WEW_v2.0, whole genome shotgun sequence genome:
- the LOC119270303 gene encoding receptor-like cytoplasmic kinase 185: protein MSCFSCFGPALEAEGGKPGPDAKDPRAKDGAAPDRAGSDKLRLQGGSDPKNNHLTIPRDGSSQNIAAQIFTFRELAAATKNFRQDCMLGEGGFGRVYKGRLESGQAVAVKQLDRDGLQGNREFLVEVLMLSLLHHTNLVNLIGYCADGDQRLLVYEFMPLGSLEDHLHDVPPEKEPLDWNTRMKIAAGAAKGLEHLHDKASPPVIYRDFKSSNILLGEGFHPKLSDFGLAKLGPVGDNTHVSTRVMGTYGYCAPEYAMTGQLTVKSDVYSFGVVFLELITGRKAIDNTKPQGEQNLVAWARPLFKDRRKFPKMADPMLQGRFPMRGLYQALAVAAMCLQEQATTRPHIGDVVTALSYLASQTYDPNAPTQHTRSNSSTPRARNVGGRNSEQRNGRSPNHLSPRTSKHGGEVSRTSSTGGDSGRRSGLDEIDMAGSQAGSPAQTGRKRETPRIADRQRAIADAKIWGENSRERKRPNGSFDSTNE from the exons ATGAGCTGCTTCTCCTGCTTCGGCCCGGCCCTCGAGGCGGAGGGCGGCAAGCCGGGGCCCGACGCCAAGGACCCCCGCGCCAAGGACGGCGCCGCGCCGGATCGCGCCGGATCAG ATAAATTGAGGCTGCAGGGTGGATCAGACCCTAAGAATAATCATCTAACCATCCCTCGGGATGGGAGCAGCCAAAACATTGCCGCGCAGATTTTCACTTTTCGTGAGCTTGCTGCTGCCACTAAGAACTTCAGACAAGATTGCATGTTGGGCGAGGGAGGTTTCGGACGTGTATATAAAGGTCGCCTAGAGAGTGGGCAG GCTGTTGCTGTGAAGCAACTTGATCGTGACGGGCTCCAAGGAAATAGAGAATTCCTTGTTGAGGTCCTCATGCTCAGTCTCTTGCATCACACTAACCTTGTCAATCTAATTGGTTATTGTGCTGATGGTGACCAACGCCTCCTTGTTTATGAGTTTATGCCACTGGGCTCATTAGAAGATCACTTGCATG ATGTGCCACCTGAGAAGGAACCTCTTGACTGGAACACACGGATGAAGATAGCTGCAGGTGCAGCCAAGGGCTTAGAGCATCTTCATGACAAGGCCAGCCCTCCTGTTATTTACCGGGATTTCAAATCGTCAAACATTCTTCTTGGTGAAGGGTTTCACCCAAAGCTGTCTGACTTTGGCCTTGCAAAACTCGGTCCAGTTGGTGACAACACTCATGTTTCAACACGTGTGATGGGAACTTATGGCTACTGTGCCCCAGAATATGCTATGACTGGGCAGCTCACAGTGAAATCGGATGTCTATAGCTTTGGCGTTGTTTTCCTTGAACTGATTACAGGGCGCAAAGCAATCGACAACACCAAACCCCAGGGGGAGCAAAACCTGGTGGCATGG GCTCGCCCACTCTTCAAGGATCGCAGGAAGTTTCCTAAGATGGCTGACCCAATGCTTCAAGGCCGGTTCCCTATGAGGGGTCTGTATCAGGCTTTAGCTGTTGCTGCCATGTGTTTGCAAGAGCAAGCCACAACCCGTCCTCATATAGGAGATGTTGTCACTGCTCTCTCATATCTAGCTTCTCAGACATATGATCCAAATGCCCCAACTCAACATACTCGGAGCAATTCATCAACCCCTAGGGCCAGAAATGTTGGTGGGCGGAACAGCGAACAGCGCAACGGCCGCTCACCAAATCATCTTTCTCCCAGGACATCAAAGCACGGAGGGGAGGTCAGCCGGACTAGTTCTACTGGTGGTGATTCTGGCCGTAGGTCAGGATTGGATGAAATTGACATGGCAGGATCACAGGCAGGCAGTCCAGCTCAGACAGGAAGGAAGAGAGAAACCCCAAGGATTGCTGACAGGCAGCGCGCCATTGCAGATGCTAAAATATGGGGGGAGAACTCCAGGGAGCGGAAGCGACCGAATGGCAGCTTTGATAGTACAAATGAGTAA
- the LOC119270304 gene encoding probable feruloyl esterase A, which produces MERRGLLKAALLASCLLVVCSGRVPTVIQQPSTTIYNSTLAKTLVEYAAAIYTADLTQLFTWACDRCGDLIEGFEMMDIIVDVENCLEAYVGFASDINAAVAVFRGTQENSIQNWIEDLLWKQLDLDYPGMPEAMVHRGFYSAYHNTTIRDGIVSGIQKTQKLHGDVPIMVTGHSMGAAMASFCALDLVVNYGLDDVKLMTFGQPRVGNAAFASYFKRYLPHAIRVTNANDIVPHLPPYFSFFPQKTYHHFPREVWVHDVGLGSLVYTVEQICDDSGEDPACSRSVSGNSIQDHITYLGVSMHAEAWSSCRIVMDYAELRYKMDLHGNVVLSKQQQQSGLSNERRRHSAQ; this is translated from the exons ATGGAGCGCCGCGGGTTGCTCAAGGCGGCTCTACTGGCGTCGTGCTTGCTCGTGGTTTGCTCCGGGAGAG TACCTACGGTTATACAGCAGCCATCCACTACCATATACAACTCAACCCTTGCCAAGACACTAGTGGAATATGCTGCTGCC ATATATACTGCTGATTTGACACAATTGTTCACCTGGGCATGTGATAGATGCGGTGACCTGATCGAG GGGTTTGAGATGATGGACATCATCGTAGATGTGGAGAACTGCTTAGAG GCATATGTTGGTTTTGCCAGTGATATTAATGCTGCCGTCGCTGTGTTTAGAGGAACTCAAGAGAACAG CATCCAGAACTGGATAGAGGACTTGTTATGGAAACAACTTGATCTTGATTACCCTGGCATGCCTGAAGCAATG GTACACCGAGGATTTTACTCTGCTTATCATAACACAACCATACGCGATGGAATCGTCAGCGGTATTCAAAAGACTCAGAAATTGCATGGAGATGTTCCAATTATGGTCACTGGGCATTCAATGGGGGCAGCTATGGCTTCATTTTGTGCACTTGATCTTGTT GTGAACTACGGGTTGGATGATGTGAAGCTGATGACATTTGGGCAACCTCGTGTCGGCAATGCTGCTTTTGCTTCTTACTTCAAGAGATACTTGCCTCACGCGATTCGAGTTACTAATGCAAATGATATCGTCCCTCATCTGCCACCATACTTCTCGTTCTTCCCTCAGAAGACCTACCATCACTTTCCAAGAGAG GTATGGGTCCATGATGTCGGGCTCGGGAGTCTGGTATACACGGTTGAGCAGATCTGCGACGACTCCGGCGAAGACCCGGCATGCAGCAG GTCTGTGAGCGGTAACAGCATTCAGGACCACATAACCTACCTGGGCGTGAGCATGCACGCGGAGgcctggagcagctgcaggattgtCATGGACTATGCCGAACTGCGGTACAAGATGGACCTCCATGGAAACGTCGTCTTgtcgaagcagcagcagcagtctggtctGTCCAACGAGCGAAGAAGACACAGCGCCCAGTGA